The Ananas comosus cultivar F153 linkage group 7, ASM154086v1, whole genome shotgun sequence genome has a window encoding:
- the LOC109712876 gene encoding probable acyl-activating enzyme 6, whose translation MDELGANATNSAPLTPLGFLERAALVHGDRASVVYRDTVYTWSQTLRRCLRLASALVSLGISPGDVVSVLAPNIPAMYEMHFGVPMSGAVLNTINTRLDPRTVSVLLRHSSSKLVFVDPLSLPILLSALPLLPASHPPPLVVPIDDPYEHEQAPPLHSFPTTYEKLLEEKGDPEFQWVRPRSEWDPMVLNYTSGTTSAPKGVVHCHRGLFLVTVDSLVDWSVPPHPVFLWTLPMFHTNGWSFPWGVAAVAGTNVCLRRVDAPAVFSALRRHRCTHMCGAPVVLNMLANSPHSDPDPDSAPVNVLTAGAPPPAAVLHRAEKLGFRVSHGYGLTETAGLAVSCAWKGEWDRLPALERARLKARQGVRTPCMAAVDVVDPATGRPVPRDGAAVGEIVLRGGCIMLGYLKDAAATAQVIRGDGWFYTGDVAVMHPDGYLEIKDRSKDVIISGGENISSVEVESILYGHPAVDEAAVVARPDEFWGETPCAFVSLKRKQQEKQEQPTAEEVIAWCRERMPHYMVPKTVVFEEELPKTSTGKILKYVLRSKAKQMGPRTSSSRL comes from the exons ATGGATGAGCTCGGGGCGAACGCGACGAACAGCGCGCCGCTGACGCCGCTAGGGTTTCTGGAGCGCGCGGCGTTGGTGCACGGGGATCGGGCGTCGGTGGTGTACCGCGACACGGTGTACACCTGGTCCCAGACCCTGCGCCGCTGCCTCCGCCTCGCCTCCGCCCTCGTCTCCCTCGGCATTTCCCCCGGCGACGTC GTGTCTGTGTTGGCGCCGAACATACCGGCGATGTACGAGATGCACTTCGGCGTGCCGATGAGCGGCGCCGTGCTGAACACCATCAACACCCGCCTCGACCCCCGCACCGTCtccgtcctcctccgccactccTCCTCCAAGCTCGTCTTCGTCGACCCCCTCTCCCTCCCCATCCTCCTCTCCGCGCTCCCCCTCCTCCCCGCCTCCCACCCCCCTCCCCTCGTCGTCCCCATCGACGACCCCTACGAGCACGAACAAGCCCCTCCACTGCACTCCTTCCCCACCACCTACGAGAAGCTCCTCGAGGAGAAGGGCGACCCGGAGTTCCAGTGGGTGCGGCCGCGGAGCGAGTGGGACCCCATGGTGCTCAACTACACCTCAGGGACGACCTCGGCGCCGAAGGGGGTGGTGCACTGCCACCGGGGCCTGTTCCTGGTCACCGTCGACTCGCTGGTGGACTGGTCGGTGCCGCCGCACCCGGTGTTCCTCTGGACGCTGCCCATGTTCCACACCAACGGCTGGTCCTTCCCTTGGggcgtcgccgccgtcgccggcaCCAACGTCTGCCTCCGCCGCGTCGACGCTCCCGCCGTCTTCTccgccctccgccgccaccgctgcACCCACATGTGCGGCGCCCCCGTCGTCCTCAACATGCTCGCCAACTCCCCCCACTCCGACCCCGACCCCGACTCCGCCCCCGTCAACGTCCTCACCGCCGGCGCGCCCCCGCCGGCCGCCGTGCTCCACCGCGCGGAGAAGCTCGGGTTCCGCGTCAGCCACGGGTACGGCCTCACGGAGACGGCGGGGCTGGCGGTGTCGTGCGCGTGGAAGGGGGAGTGGGACCGGCTCCCCGCGCTGGAGCGCGCGCGGCTGAAGGCGCGGCAGGGCGTGCGCACGCCCTGCATGGCGGCCGTCGACGTGGTGGACCCCGCCACCGGCCGCCCCGTCCCGCGCGACGGCGCCGCCGTGGGCGAGATCGTCCTCCGCGGCGGCTGCATCATGCTCGGCTACCTGAAAGACGCAGCGGCGACCGCGCAGGTGATCCGCGGCGACGGGTGGTTCTACACGGGCGACGTCGCGGTCATGCACCCGGACGGGTACCTGgagatcaaggaccggtccaaGGACGTGATCATCAGCGGCGGGGAGAACATCAGCAGCGTGGAGGTGGAGTCGATCCTTTACGGTCACCCGGCCGTGGACGAGGCGGCGGTGGTCGCTCGTCCGGACGAGTTCTGGGGCGAGACCCCTTGCGCCTTCGTCAGCCTCAAGAGAAAGCAGCAGGAGAAGCAAGAACAGCCGACGGCGGAGGAGGTGATCGCGTGGTGCAGGGAGCGAATGCCGCACTACATGGTGCCGAAGACGGTAGTGTTCGAGGAGGAGCTGCCAAAGACGTCCACGGGCAAGATTCTGAAGTACGTGCTCCGCAGCAAGGCCAAACAGATGGGCCCCAGGACCAGCAGCAGCCGTTTGTGA
- the LOC109712877 gene encoding probable acyl-activating enzyme 6, whose amino-acid sequence MDELGANAANSAPLTPLGFLERAALVHGDRASVVYRDTVYTWDQTLRRCLRLASALVSLGISPGDVVSVLAPNIPAMYEMHFGVPMSGAVLNTINTRLDPRTVSVLLRHSSSKLVFVDPLSLPILLSALPLLPASHPPPLVVPIDDPYEQEQAPPLHSFPTTYERLLEEKGDPGFQWVRPRSEWDPMVLNYTSGTTSAPKGVVHCHRGLFLITVDSLVDWSVPPHPVFLWTLPMFHANGWSFPWGVAAVAGTNVCLRHRCTHMCGAPVVLNMLANSPPSPDSDSPDSAPVNVLTAGAPPPAAVLHRAEKLGFRVSHGYGLTETAGLAVSCAWKGEWDRLPALERARLKARQGVRTPCMAAVDVVDAATGRPVPRDGAAVGEIVLRGGCIMLGYLKDAAATAQAIRGDGWFYTGDVGVMHPDGYLEIKDRSKDVIISGGENISSVEVESILYGHPAVDEAAVVARPDEFWGETPCAFVSLKKQQEKKQEQPTAEEVIAWCRERMPHYMVPKTVIFEDELPKTSTGKIQKYVLRSKAKQMGPRTTSSRM is encoded by the exons ATGGATGAGCTCGGGGCGAACGCGGCGAATAGCGCGCCGTTGACGCCGCTAGGGTTTCTGGAGCGCGCGGCGTTGGTGCACGGGGATCGGGCGTCGGTGGTGTACCGCGACACGGTCTACACCTGGGACCAGACCCTGCGCCGCTGCCTCCGCCTCGCCTCCGCCCTCGTCTCCCTCGGCATCTCCCCCGGCGACGTC GTGTCTGTGTTGGCGCCGAACATACCGGCGATGTACGAGATGCACTTCGGCGTGCCGATGAGCGGCGCCGTGCTGAACACCATCAACACCCGCCTCGACCCCCGCACCGTCtccgtcctcctccgccactccTCCTCCAAGCTCGTCTTCGTCGACCCCCTCTCCCTCCCCATCCTCCTCTCCGCGCTCCCCCTCCTCCCCGCCTCCCACCCCCCTCCCCTCGTCGTCCCCATCGACGACCCCTACGAGCAGGAACAAGCCCCTCCGCTGCACTCCTTCCCCACCACCTACGAGAGGCTCCTCGAGGAGAAGGGCGACCCGGGGTTCCAGTGGGTGCGGCCGCGGAGCGAGTGGGACCCCATGGTGCTCAACTACACCTCGGGGACGACCTCGGCGCCCAAGGGCGTGGTGCACTGCCACCGCGGCCTGTTCCTGATCACGGTCGACTCGCTCGTGGACTGGTCTGTGCCGCCGCACCCGGTGTTCCTCTGGACGCTGCCCATGTTCCACGCCAACGGCTGGTCCTTCCCCTGGggcgtcgccgccgtcgccggcaCCAACGTCTGCCTCCGCCACCGCTGCACCCACATGTGCGGCGCCCCCGTCGTCCTCAACATGCTCGCCAACTCCCCCCCCTCCCCCGACTCCGACTCCCCCGACTCCGCCCCCGTCAACGTCCTCACCGCCGGCGCGCCCCCGCCGGCCGCCGTGCTCCACCGCGCGGAGAAGCTCGGGTTCCGCGTCAGCCACGGGTACGGCCTCACGGAGACGGCGGGGCTGGCGGTGTCGTGCGCGTGGAAGGGGGAGTGGGACCGGCTCCCCGCGCTGGAGCGCGCGCGGCTGAAGGCGCGGCAGGGCGTGCGCACGCCCTGCATGGCGGCCGTCGACGTGGTGGACGCCGCCACCGGCCGCCCCGTCCCGCGCGACGGCGCCGCCGTGGGCGAGATCGTCCTCCGCGGCGGCTGCATCATGCTCGGCTACCTGAAAGACGCGGCGGCGACGGCCCAGGCGATCCGCGGCGACGGGTGGTTCTACACGGGCGACGTCGGCGTGATGCACCCGGACGGGTACCTGgagatcaaggaccggtccaaGGACGTGATCATCAGCGGCGGGGAGAACATCAGCAGCGTCGAGGTGGAGTCGATCCTCTACGGGCACCCGGCGGTGGACGAGGCGGCGGTGGTCGCTCGCCCCGATGAGTTCTGGGGGGAGACCCCCTGCGCCTTCGTCAGCCTCAAGAAGCAGcaggagaagaagcaagaacAGCCGACAGCAGAGGAGGTGATCGCGTGGTGCAGGGAGCGGATGCCGCACTACATGGTGCCGAAGACGGTGATCTTCGAGGACGAGCTCCCGAAGACGTCCACGGGCAAGATTCAGAAGTACGTGCTCCGCAGCAAGGCCAAGCAGATGGGCCCCAGGACCACCAGCAGCCGTatgtga